The genome window TGGATCTGACGATCGAAGCGCTGTTGCGCTTCCTGGGCGAGCTTGAAATCTCGGAAGATGCGCGCCGAGTCGATGAACCCGACGCGCAGGTCGCCGCTCGCCGCGTGCGCCGGTTGCACGCCGACGGACACGAGCAGCAGTGCGGCGAGCAGCGCGAGTCGGATGCCGAGTCGTCTCACCATGGGGGTCGTCAGAAGCTCGCAGGTCCGAGGAGGAAGTGTCCGACCCAACGCGGTCCGTCGTCGCGGTCGAACCCGTATGCGTAGTCGAAGCCGACATTGCCGAGAATCGGAATCTCGAGTCGCACGCCGGCGCCGGCGCCGAACTGCAGATCGAGCGGGCGGTACTGCTTGACGAAGTTCCACGCATTTCCGGCGTCCAAGAACAACACACCGTGCAACGGATGGGCAATCGCGAACTGCTGCTCGATCGTCCACGCCGTCATCCAGCGGCCGCCGGGATAGCGAGTGCGAGACGTGTTGTAGACCACCCTGCCGCTGTCGGCACCGGTCGTGACCGTATCGATCGCGACCTGCACGTCGCGGACGTTCTCGCGCGGAACGATCTGATAGTCGTCGTAGCCGCGCAGGGGATCCAGCGTGGTCCCCCCGCCGAGCCGGAAGCGCTCATAGGCAGGCACCTCGCGACGCTGATCCTGGTACTCGCCGACGAAGCCGATCCGTCCCTTGAGCATGGTCGTGACGCCCTTGAGCAGCGACGGCAGATACGCCCGGCCTTCGGCGCGCTGCTTGTTGAAGTTCACGGAACCGCCGAACGGACCGCCCGCGAATTCGCTGCTGCCGGTCAGCCGCGTGCCTTTCTTGGGATAGAACGGATTGTCGGTCGAGTTGCGCATGAAGCCGAGCTCGACCGAGCTGGTGCGCGTGGGTTCATTGAACTTGACGCCGCTCAGCAACGCCTGTTGTTCGGGCGTGAGCGCCACGTCGCCTTCTCGAATCGTCACGTCCTCGAGCCGGTAGGAGACCGTTCCGCGCGAGTAGTCGGGCCACGGCAGCGGACGCCCGAGCCTCACCGACGCGCCGACGCGCTTCTCGTCGTAGATGTCACGGGCACGTTGCGAGTTGAACACGCTGATCCCGAGCAGTGTCGGCGAGCCGCGAAACCACGGCTCGGTGAAGCTCAGGTAGTAGTCCTCCCGCTCGGCGCCGCGCTCGAGGTGCAGCTGAAGCGCCTGTCCGTTTCCGAGTACGTTGTTGTGCCCCAGCTCGACGAAGAACGTGAAGCCGGTCTCACCGGTGTAGCTGGCGCCTGCCGAGGCCGTACCGACGCTCTTCTCCTTCACGCGCAGCGTGAGGTCGACGTCGGTGCTGTCGGCGGGCTGGAAGTCGATGTCGACGTTTTCGAAGAATCCGAGCCGCATGAGGTCGCCCTGCGAACGCACCAGCGCGGAGCGCTTGAAGCGATCGCCTTCGCGCACGTCGATCTCGCGGCGAATGACATGTTCGCGGGTGCCGCGATTGCCTTCGATCTGGACGAAGCGGACGTTCGAAGGCCGCCCCTCGGAGATCGCGAACGAGACGTCGACGGTGTCGCCGCGCACGGTCTCGAGCGGCTCGACGCCGAGGTAGAGGTAGCCGCGCTCCGCAT of Candidatus Eisenbacteria bacterium contains these proteins:
- the bamA gene encoding outer membrane protein assembly factor BamA, whose translation is MQGNSHTDTERILRSFEVAPGSRFSQEAVRRGVRKLYALGLLEDVEVQTAEHGEVVDLIVIVKERPHITKVEIVGNQKRETSEIEKKVFLRVGEAFSGVAANHQLDTLRQWYRDEGFPRATVQVESDTAGQAGGVLLRLRISEGERLRITQVRFEGVHAFESKKLRKSLVTKPKGLLGGGQLKDESFVEDREKLEGYYHNHGYRDARVTDVRTDPGTEARALTLVVTIEEGPRYVLGDVQWSGATVLKTTELENLWKRRPAEVYDRSRIQRAQAETYGEYAERGYLYLGVEPLETVRGDTVDVSFAISEGRPSNVRFVQIEGNRGTREHVIRREIDVREGDRFKRSALVRSQGDLMRLGFFENVDIDFQPADSTDVDLTLRVKEKSVGTASAGASYTGETGFTFFVELGHNNVLGNGQALQLHLERGAEREDYYLSFTEPWFRGSPTLLGISVFNSQRARDIYDEKRVGASVRLGRPLPWPDYSRGTVSYRLEDVTIREGDVALTPEQQALLSGVKFNEPTRTSSVELGFMRNSTDNPFYPKKGTRLTGSSEFAGGPFGGSVNFNKQRAEGRAYLPSLLKGVTTMLKGRIGFVGEYQDQRREVPAYERFRLGGGTTLDPLRGYDDYQIVPRENVRDVQVAIDTVTTGADSGRVVYNTSRTRYPGGRWMTAWTIEQQFAIAHPLHGVLFLDAGNAWNFVKQYRPLDLQFGAGAGVRLEIPILGNVGFDYAYGFDRDDGPRWVGHFLLGPASF